The following proteins are co-located in the Sporosarcina pasteurii genome:
- a CDS encoding aminoglycoside phosphotransferase family protein produces MKGKAEQINNNVWKLERNGRYYSVKHYDSSSTLYKVNAIHEKLRSLSFPHIISVIPSEHPLLFTQPWLRKARAVNFKKRADRTESLEALIDLHETQSQFDWKTADYLHEYPLIAKWEDRLFRFESIREACEMYIGKAAVDDIIFYAESALRVVRKSYNQEKKITLLHGDVVHHNILRDKKGIIRFIDFDLACIGPAGTEIALWMHRVLPQIDYDLTFLLNEQPSLQKLDKSSLNLLLYPNEILREWLHFFSLSKDSQERQLKNMLPFTESALSHWPKLWYNVERIKN; encoded by the coding sequence GTGAAAGGGAAAGCGGAACAAATCAATAATAATGTTTGGAAACTTGAAAGAAATGGCCGTTATTACTCAGTGAAACATTATGATTCTTCATCAACATTATATAAAGTGAATGCCATCCATGAAAAATTACGTTCACTTTCATTTCCACATATTATTTCAGTCATACCCAGTGAACATCCGTTACTCTTTACACAACCATGGCTTAGGAAAGCCAGGGCTGTTAATTTTAAAAAACGAGCCGATCGAACAGAATCGCTCGAAGCACTTATCGATTTACATGAAACACAATCGCAATTCGATTGGAAGACAGCGGATTATTTGCATGAATATCCTTTAATTGCGAAATGGGAAGATCGTTTATTTCGATTTGAGTCAATACGTGAAGCTTGTGAAATGTATATTGGAAAAGCAGCGGTAGATGACATTATTTTTTATGCAGAAAGTGCACTTCGCGTTGTCCGTAAGTCGTATAATCAAGAGAAAAAAATTACATTGCTCCATGGAGATGTCGTTCACCATAATATCTTGCGAGATAAAAAAGGAATCATTCGTTTTATAGATTTTGATCTCGCTTGTATTGGACCGGCAGGAACTGAGATTGCTCTATGGATGCATCGAGTATTACCGCAAATTGATTATGATTTAACCTTTTTATTAAATGAACAACCTTCCTTACAGAAGTTAGATAAATCATCTTTAAACTTGCTGCTTTATCCAAATGAAATATTGAGAGAATGGCTCCATTTCTTCTCTTTATCGAAAGACTCACAAGAAAGGCAATTGAAAAACATGCTCCCTTTTACAGAGTCCGCACTCTCGCATTGGCCAAAATTATGGTATAATGTAGAACGGATAAAAAACTAG
- the mreD gene encoding rod shape-determining protein MreD codes for MIRSIIPLMVTVLFFMEPVFSLFSPITYADALLTLVPRFVIVCLIFISIYGSRKHAIIYGIIFGLLYDIFYIDIIGIYAFLYPLICLIASGIIRYIHRHIVTVIGLTLLLIALLEIFSYGFASLISVTSIGFEEFFKGRLIPTMLANSLFVIMFSWFFKRIIEEKILHKSSDVM; via the coding sequence ATGATTCGATCCATCATCCCTTTGATGGTTACAGTTCTTTTTTTCATGGAACCAGTATTTAGTTTGTTTTCTCCGATTACGTATGCAGATGCTTTGCTAACGCTTGTTCCACGATTTGTGATTGTTTGCCTCATATTTATTTCGATTTACGGCAGTCGTAAGCATGCGATTATATACGGAATTATCTTTGGCCTCTTGTATGATATCTTTTACATTGATATTATTGGGATATACGCTTTTTTATATCCGCTAATTTGTTTGATAGCGTCCGGTATTATTCGCTATATCCATAGACATATTGTGACAGTTATTGGATTAACTTTATTACTAATTGCACTTTTAGAAATATTTTCATATGGATTTGCAAGTTTAATTTCCGTTACATCTATTGGATTTGAGGAGTTTTTTAAAGGAAGGCTCATTCCAACTATGCTAGCAAATTCTTTATTTGTGATAATGTTTAGTTGGTTTTTTAAAAGAATCATTGAAGAGAAAATATTGCATAAATCATCTGATGTTATGTAA
- a CDS encoding peptidoglycan DD-metalloendopeptidase family protein, with translation MKWKTKWLLAFILVLGIVGVTKLEELGIIHKPVSQYVTTGQDFLVMKKWVASMLDNPEDELLAVNYENSLLGTYESMQPFKEGVIISYPQPIAIEAQRDGLVIFTGIKRQTGKTITVLYDDGDEVTYGFVGSFSKLPYTSVKRGDTLALMEEEALFFMVKRDGANLDASLLPAYLSGSVE, from the coding sequence GTGAAATGGAAAACGAAATGGCTACTTGCTTTTATTCTCGTACTAGGAATTGTAGGGGTGACTAAACTAGAAGAACTGGGTATCATTCACAAACCCGTTTCCCAATATGTAACGACAGGTCAAGACTTTTTGGTAATGAAAAAATGGGTTGCTTCTATGTTGGACAATCCGGAAGATGAGTTGCTAGCGGTAAACTATGAAAACTCATTATTAGGTACGTATGAATCGATGCAACCGTTTAAAGAGGGCGTAATCATATCTTATCCACAGCCAATTGCGATAGAAGCGCAGCGGGATGGACTCGTCATTTTTACAGGTATTAAGCGTCAAACAGGCAAAACGATAACTGTTCTATATGACGACGGGGATGAGGTCACATATGGATTCGTAGGTTCATTTAGCAAGCTTCCTTATACGTCAGTTAAAAGAGGAGATACACTCGCATTAATGGAGGAAGAAGCACTTTTCTTCATGGTTAAACGAGATGGGGCTAATTTAGATGCGTCGCTCTTACCAGCTTATTTATCGGGTTCGGTGGAATGA
- a CDS encoding Spo0B domain-containing protein, which translates to MKEEQLTIAQALKFTRHDFLNDLQIILMNIDLGNTERAKKTILATTNKMKQHALLSSLSLPKTEIWLATFEWIHTSFDKLLTCHVKAPITNVSDDDLVSSLQKLIKQVENVLDPFSEYEAHFDILSVKEEWVIKLSVTGKLPKLEAKCSEDKNFTIEEQFKENLWTFTVRGR; encoded by the coding sequence ATGAAGGAAGAGCAGCTAACGATAGCGCAGGCGTTGAAGTTCACACGTCATGACTTTTTAAACGACCTCCAAATCATACTAATGAATATCGATTTAGGGAATACTGAGCGGGCAAAGAAAACAATTTTAGCGACGACAAATAAAATGAAGCAGCACGCATTGTTATCCTCGTTAAGTTTACCAAAAACAGAAATATGGTTAGCAACTTTCGAGTGGATACATACTTCTTTTGATAAATTGTTAACATGTCATGTAAAAGCTCCCATTACAAATGTGAGTGATGACGACCTCGTTTCATCTTTACAAAAATTGATTAAACAAGTTGAAAATGTGTTAGATCCTTTTTCAGAGTATGAAGCTCATTTTGATATTTTATCTGTTAAAGAAGAATGGGTAATTAAACTGTCTGTGACGGGCAAATTACCAAAACTAGAAGCTAAGTGTAGCGAAGACAAGAATTTTACGATTGAAGAGCAATTTAAAGAGAATTTATGGACGTTCACAGTTCGTGGACGATAG
- the minC gene encoding septum site-determining protein MinC, whose amino-acid sequence MTKQQYVAIKGTKDGLVLRLDDKCAYSDLLAELRSKVAESGLEGLSEVQVDIGYRYCNESELKEIMNIIHSSPNLRISKIQSDVLTVEECNARILEKQSETFIGIVRSGQVVKAEGDLVVIGDVNPNARVVAGGSIYVLGRLKGIAHAGANGNTESVIAASWLEATHLMIADKMELMTDELTILSEQPEMECAYIHTNGFITIDRLQELRIIRPHLSSFKGGI is encoded by the coding sequence ATGACGAAACAGCAATATGTAGCGATTAAAGGGACGAAAGACGGCCTTGTTCTTCGACTTGACGACAAATGTGCCTATTCAGATTTGCTAGCGGAACTCCGTAGCAAAGTAGCTGAAAGTGGATTAGAAGGTTTATCGGAAGTCCAGGTCGATATCGGGTACCGATATTGCAATGAAAGCGAATTAAAGGAAATTATGAACATTATTCATAGTTCACCTAATTTACGGATATCAAAAATTCAAAGTGACGTTTTAACAGTTGAAGAATGCAATGCACGAATACTTGAAAAACAATCAGAAACATTTATTGGCATCGTTCGTTCAGGACAAGTTGTCAAAGCTGAAGGAGACTTAGTCGTTATCGGAGACGTAAACCCCAATGCGCGTGTCGTAGCAGGCGGAAGCATCTATGTTCTTGGTAGGCTTAAAGGAATTGCCCATGCGGGTGCCAATGGAAATACAGAGTCGGTCATTGCTGCATCATGGCTTGAGGCTACACATTTAATGATTGCGGATAAAATGGAGTTAATGACAGACGAATTAACAATTCTATCCGAACAACCGGAAATGGAATGTGCGTATATTCATACAAATGGCTTCATCACGATTGATCGCTTGCAAGAACTACGCATTATAAGACCACATTTATCATCATTTAAAGGGGGCATCTAA
- a CDS encoding LysM domain-containing protein: MDVHIVQRGETLWKIARQHGISFEELKRVNAHLANPDYIVPGMKIFLPSKVQAIGESAKTGASETKVKKVESVKKVEKAPVAQPISLTEALQAPKEPMPIPATPKVPKVTSKPVEESIEAPPKATMPKVEQTQHKPTPAPTPPPAQAPMPPFPMQPYPYTVIGIPCGWLPIYDADCYPYVHMGQMHQMPHQPPMTQLPVPESTHFNHYRPSARPSVPEMDKKMESPTSKKDSTPGFYSPPAPPELHFPSLSGPELMPSIESPTLQLPKAKPEVKKEAKPKSTPMPESRPISPTDRGPMPAAPAPYSDWSYPQTMYPAHTGQSSPCGCSQLAPMPLPVQQHPFCNACNQPIGPHPMHPMPPMPYPAPYHWHGMY; encoded by the coding sequence GTGGATGTCCATATTGTTCAAAGAGGCGAAACACTCTGGAAAATTGCGAGGCAACACGGAATTTCATTTGAGGAATTAAAACGGGTGAACGCACATCTGGCCAATCCAGATTATATAGTTCCGGGAATGAAAATTTTTCTTCCGAGTAAAGTACAGGCGATAGGTGAAAGTGCTAAGACAGGTGCAAGTGAAACTAAGGTGAAGAAGGTCGAAAGTGTTAAAAAAGTAGAAAAGGCGCCAGTGGCACAGCCTATTTCCTTAACAGAAGCACTTCAAGCGCCGAAAGAACCTATGCCGATACCGGCCACACCGAAAGTACCGAAAGTGACTTCGAAGCCGGTAGAGGAATCGATAGAAGCACCGCCGAAAGCTACCATGCCGAAAGTGGAGCAAACGCAACATAAGCCAACACCTGCACCGACACCGCCGCCAGCACAAGCACCCATGCCACCGTTTCCAATGCAACCTTATCCATATACTGTAATTGGAATCCCATGCGGATGGCTTCCGATTTACGATGCAGATTGCTATCCATATGTTCACATGGGGCAAATGCATCAGATGCCGCACCAACCGCCAATGACACAATTACCAGTACCAGAGTCAACACATTTTAATCATTATCGCCCATCAGCACGCCCGAGTGTTCCTGAGATGGATAAGAAGATGGAGTCTCCAACGAGTAAAAAAGATAGCACACCTGGATTCTACTCACCACCGGCGCCACCGGAATTACATTTTCCATCGCTGTCCGGACCAGAGTTAATGCCGTCGATTGAATCGCCAACTCTTCAGTTACCTAAAGCAAAACCTGAAGTGAAAAAAGAAGCAAAGCCTAAGTCAACGCCAATGCCGGAGTCACGACCAATATCACCAACAGATAGAGGGCCAATGCCAGCAGCGCCAGCTCCGTATTCAGATTGGTCATATCCTCAAACTATGTACCCGGCTCATACGGGACAGTCATCTCCATGCGGATGTAGTCAATTAGCACCAATGCCTTTACCAGTGCAACAACATCCTTTTTGTAATGCTTGCAATCAACCGATAGGACCGCATCCAATGCATCCGATGCCGCCAATGCCTTACCCAGCTCCATATCATTGGCATGGAATGTATTAA
- a CDS encoding ACT domain-containing protein: protein MKRLGEGRFYLVREDVLTESMLKTIEVKKLLASGEASTIQEATKNIGLSRSAFYKYRDTVFPFESVARERILTIFIQLEDRKGSLATLLSIVSEAKCNVLTIHQTIPVQGRANVTLSLDVTTMGMKMDSFLQRLKSPDFVESASVISSGAL, encoded by the coding sequence ATGAAACGATTAGGAGAGGGTCGTTTTTATCTAGTAAGAGAAGATGTCTTGACGGAATCCATGCTTAAAACTATTGAAGTAAAGAAACTATTGGCATCAGGTGAAGCATCTACCATTCAAGAGGCTACGAAAAACATTGGGTTATCCCGAAGTGCTTTCTATAAATATCGTGATACTGTATTTCCGTTTGAATCTGTTGCACGAGAGAGAATCTTAACGATCTTTATCCAATTGGAAGATCGTAAAGGTTCTCTTGCAACACTTTTAAGCATTGTGTCAGAAGCGAAGTGTAATGTGTTGACAATACACCAAACAATCCCTGTTCAAGGGCGGGCAAACGTTACCTTATCATTAGATGTCACGACGATGGGCATGAAAATGGACAGTTTTTTACAACGATTGAAATCACCTGATTTTGTGGAATCAGCTTCCGTCATTAGCTCGGGAGCTTTGTAA
- the rpmA gene encoding 50S ribosomal protein L27, with the protein MLRLDLQFFASKKGAGSTKNGRDSEAKRLGAKRADGQFVTGGSILYRQRGTKIHPGENVGRGSDDTLFAKMDGIVRFERLGRSKTKVSVYAEAQEA; encoded by the coding sequence ATGCTACGTTTAGATCTCCAGTTTTTCGCATCGAAAAAAGGAGCGGGTTCTACAAAGAACGGTCGTGATTCTGAAGCGAAACGTCTAGGCGCAAAACGCGCTGATGGACAATTCGTAACAGGTGGTTCGATTCTTTACCGTCAACGCGGAACAAAAATTCACCCAGGTGAAAACGTTGGTCGCGGAAGTGACGATACACTATTCGCAAAAATGGATGGTATCGTACGTTTCGAACGTTTAGGACGCTCAAAAACGAAAGTAAGCGTTTATGCTGAAGCGCAAGAAGCATAA
- the pheA gene encoding prephenate dehydratase, which yields MSEHDYAPIISYLGPEASFTHVAAKELFGQVGLSAKPTIPDCVEAVSSGRATYAVVPLENALEGSVPLTIDYMFNEHDLFINAELSIPIQQHLMVNQAQANALDSIESIHSHPHALAQCHKYLLYQYRGVPLIQSTSTAAAAKYVSENPDKKIAAIGNQLACEKYNLHMAEENIHDFHFNHTRFVVLSQKKGKLEKHGHTEIPKTTLMVKLPKDDRPGVLHQVLSVFSWRKLNLTKIESRPLKTGLGNYFFIIDVLEDEEAPLMKGALEELKALDCSVRSFGTYYSYEQRPTRPN from the coding sequence TTGAGTGAACATGATTATGCACCGATAATATCGTATCTAGGGCCAGAAGCATCCTTTACGCACGTTGCTGCGAAAGAATTATTTGGCCAAGTGGGTTTATCTGCAAAACCTACTATACCTGACTGTGTGGAAGCTGTAAGTTCTGGGCGGGCTACTTATGCAGTTGTTCCGTTAGAGAATGCATTGGAAGGATCCGTGCCACTAACGATTGACTATATGTTTAATGAACATGATTTGTTTATTAATGCGGAGTTATCGATCCCAATTCAACAACATTTAATGGTCAATCAAGCGCAAGCAAATGCTTTAGATTCAATCGAGTCTATTCATTCGCATCCTCATGCGCTTGCCCAATGTCATAAATATTTACTATATCAATATCGAGGGGTCCCATTAATTCAATCAACTTCAACTGCCGCGGCAGCAAAATATGTTTCTGAAAACCCAGATAAAAAGATTGCGGCTATCGGGAATCAACTAGCTTGTGAGAAATATAATTTACATATGGCAGAAGAAAATATTCATGATTTTCATTTTAATCACACCCGATTCGTTGTACTATCTCAGAAAAAAGGGAAATTAGAAAAGCATGGGCATACGGAAATACCGAAAACAACTTTGATGGTTAAGTTACCGAAAGATGATCGACCAGGTGTCCTTCACCAAGTGTTATCCGTCTTTTCTTGGAGAAAATTAAACTTAACGAAAATTGAATCTCGTCCATTAAAAACTGGTTTAGGAAATTATTTCTTTATCATCGATGTTTTGGAAGACGAAGAGGCGCCATTGATGAAAGGCGCGCTGGAAGAATTAAAAGCACTAGATTGTTCCGTCCGTTCATTCGGCACATATTATTCATACGAACAACGACCGACACGTCCAAATTGA
- the rplU gene encoding 50S ribosomal protein L21, whose translation MYAIIETGGKQIKVEQGQEIYVEKVAGEANDVVTFDKVLFVGGDDVKVGAPYVEGASVTAKVVEQGRGKKITIFTYKPKNNDAKKKGHRQPYTKVVIEGINA comes from the coding sequence ATGTACGCAATTATTGAAACTGGTGGAAAACAAATTAAAGTTGAACAAGGTCAAGAAATCTACGTTGAAAAAGTAGCTGGTGAAGCTAACGACGTTGTTACATTCGACAAAGTTCTTTTCGTAGGCGGCGACGACGTAAAAGTTGGTGCTCCTTACGTAGAAGGTGCTTCTGTTACAGCGAAAGTTGTAGAACAGGGCCGTGGTAAAAAAATTACGATTTTCACTTATAAGCCAAAAAATAATGATGCCAAGAAAAAAGGTCATCGTCAGCCATACACTAAAGTTGTAATCGAAGGCATTAACGCATAA
- a CDS encoding M50 family metallopeptidase, protein MKLRLHPILIPVFLFLLVSGNVSIYTLVFISLLIHEAGHIVAAKMVGLRVRSCTIMPYGGELTIPGRHAARRRKRFYVALGGPVATLLLLLLAILIPFSATDLLIRIQLILLAVNLLPFLPLDGGQALSAFIEKKGKEYEARLAMIVHSMVFYGIVIIMLSFSLPETIPYIVLAFFLLVQNIAAFRYRKYEKALFNLKK, encoded by the coding sequence ATGAAACTACGTCTACATCCTATTTTAATCCCAGTCTTTTTATTTCTACTCGTATCGGGGAATGTATCTATTTATACGTTAGTTTTCATTTCTCTTTTAATTCATGAGGCGGGGCATATAGTCGCTGCAAAAATGGTTGGACTGCGCGTTCGGTCATGCACAATTATGCCTTACGGTGGTGAACTTACCATTCCAGGTCGGCATGCTGCACGGCGTCGCAAGCGTTTTTATGTCGCGCTTGGGGGTCCTGTAGCGACTTTGCTTTTACTCTTGCTTGCCATACTTATCCCATTTTCAGCAACGGATCTCCTAATTCGTATTCAACTTATTTTATTGGCTGTGAACTTATTACCTTTTTTGCCTCTGGATGGCGGACAGGCACTAAGTGCATTCATTGAGAAAAAAGGAAAAGAATACGAGGCAAGACTAGCGATGATTGTTCATTCAATGGTTTTTTACGGTATTGTGATTATTATGCTCAGCTTTTCATTGCCAGAGACAATCCCTTATATTGTGCTCGCTTTTTTTCTATTAGTCCAAAATATTGCCGCGTTTCGTTACCGAAAATATGAAAAGGCTTTATTTAATTTAAAGAAGTAA
- the mreC gene encoding rod shape-determining protein MreC, with product MPRFFSNKRLILLLVGVIVLVALISFTLRDRHNASLPERIVKDVVGFGQSIFSKPTHFITGVIGNVDGILNTYEENKILKERLNEYASVQAELTEVRIENNELREIIGKKEDLNAYDPIHATVISRNPDQWEEKIILDKGSKHGVKQNMAVITSRGLIGKVIVVTDLHSTVELLSTENRNFRVSAVIRSKENDGQSAFGLIEGFDRERGELIMRRIDTDYEIEIGEKVISSGLGGIFPKGLPIGEVTEVSTDDYGLTKMVYIRPAAQFSMLDHVIITKRTSVTVEGTDGNGTVGAEGEDGS from the coding sequence ATTAATTTCATTCACCTTAAGAGACCGGCATAACGCTTCCCTGCCAGAGAGAATTGTGAAAGATGTTGTCGGTTTTGGACAATCGATTTTCTCAAAGCCAACACATTTTATTACAGGGGTTATTGGAAATGTCGACGGAATTTTGAATACATATGAAGAAAATAAAATTTTAAAAGAGCGTCTGAATGAATACGCTTCCGTGCAAGCAGAACTTACGGAAGTTCGAATTGAAAACAATGAGTTGCGCGAAATTATCGGTAAAAAAGAAGATTTGAATGCTTATGATCCGATTCATGCAACAGTGATTTCAAGAAACCCTGATCAGTGGGAAGAGAAAATTATTTTAGATAAAGGTTCAAAACATGGTGTTAAACAAAATATGGCTGTAATTACATCAAGAGGCTTAATTGGAAAAGTTATTGTCGTTACGGATTTGCATTCAACAGTAGAATTGCTTTCGACAGAGAATCGAAATTTCCGCGTCTCGGCCGTTATACGAAGTAAAGAAAATGATGGTCAATCTGCTTTCGGACTCATTGAAGGATTTGATCGTGAACGAGGCGAATTGATCATGCGGCGTATAGATACTGATTATGAGATTGAAATTGGAGAAAAAGTGATATCTTCTGGATTAGGCGGCATTTTTCCTAAAGGTCTTCCAATCGGCGAAGTCACCGAAGTATCTACTGATGATTACGGTCTAACAAAAATGGTTTATATCCGACCTGCTGCACAGTTCTCAATGTTAGACCATGTCATTATTACGAAGCGAACTTCTGTGACAGTTGAAGGAACGGATGGTAATGGAACTGTCGGTGCTGAGGGGGAGGATGGATCATGA
- the minD gene encoding septum site-determining protein MinD: MGEAIVITSGKGGVGKTTTTANLGTALALQGKKVCLVDTDIGLRNLDVILGLENRIIYDLVDVIEGRCKIHQALVKDKRFEEGLFLLPAAQTTDKNAITADQMKVLVEELKRDYDYILIDCPAGIEQGYKNAVAGADRAIVVTTPEISAVRDADRIIGLLEQEDIEPPKLIINRIKRNLINENDALDVNDITTHLSIDLLGIVMDDERVISSSNKGEPIVMDPSNSAALGYRNIARRILGESVPLMSIEQNRNGFFSKLKSIFVR, translated from the coding sequence GTGGGAGAAGCAATTGTAATAACATCGGGTAAAGGTGGTGTCGGTAAGACGACGACAACAGCTAACCTTGGAACAGCACTCGCGCTCCAAGGAAAGAAGGTTTGTCTCGTTGATACAGATATCGGCCTCCGTAATCTTGATGTCATCCTCGGTCTCGAAAATCGAATTATTTATGATTTAGTTGATGTCATTGAAGGGCGATGTAAGATTCACCAAGCGTTGGTAAAAGATAAGCGATTTGAAGAAGGTTTATTTTTACTGCCAGCTGCACAAACGACAGATAAAAATGCGATTACCGCAGACCAAATGAAGGTTTTGGTCGAAGAGTTAAAGCGAGACTATGATTATATTTTAATTGATTGTCCTGCTGGTATTGAGCAAGGGTATAAAAACGCTGTAGCGGGTGCAGACCGAGCAATCGTTGTCACAACGCCAGAAATTTCAGCTGTTCGTGATGCGGACCGAATTATCGGTTTACTGGAACAAGAAGACATTGAGCCGCCGAAACTGATTATTAATCGAATTAAACGTAACTTAATCAATGAAAATGATGCATTAGATGTCAATGATATCACAACACATTTATCGATTGATTTACTAGGGATCGTCATGGATGATGAACGTGTCATTAGTTCATCGAATAAGGGCGAACCAATTGTGATGGATCCTTCAAATTCCGCTGCACTAGGTTACCGAAATATCGCAAGACGCATACTTGGAGAGTCTGTACCATTGATGTCAATCGAACAGAATAGAAATGGATTTTTTAGTAAATTAAAGTCCATCTTTGTTAGATAA
- the obgE gene encoding GTPase ObgE: MFVDHVKIYVKGGDGGDGMVAFRREKYVPYGGPAGGDGGKGADVVFEVDEGLRTLMDFRYQRHFKAPRGEHGMSKNKHGKNAEDMVVKVPPGTVVTEGEDGPVIADLVEHGQRAVIARGGRGGRGNSRFATSQNPAPELSEKGEPGVERDIVLELKVLADVGLVGFPSVGKSTLLSVISAAKPKIGNYHFTTLVPNLGMVETNDGRSFVLADLPGLIEGAHEGVGLGHQFLRHIERTRVIIHIIDMSGMEGRDPYEDYETIHEELKQYNLRLTERPQIIVANKMDMPDAEENLRAFKEKFDEDALIFPISAITRQGLDDLLFATADLIEVTPEFSLADVEDESENTVLYKHEMEESDFEISRDDDGAYVLSGYTIERLFKMTDFNFDQSVRRFARQMRGMGVDDALRERGAQNGDIVRILNFEFEFVE, encoded by the coding sequence ATGTTTGTTGATCACGTAAAAATTTATGTAAAAGGCGGTGACGGTGGCGATGGTATGGTCGCATTCCGGAGAGAAAAGTATGTACCATACGGTGGGCCTGCTGGCGGAGATGGTGGAAAAGGTGCTGACGTTGTATTTGAAGTAGACGAAGGTCTCAGAACGTTAATGGATTTTCGTTATCAGCGCCATTTTAAAGCACCTCGCGGAGAACACGGCATGAGTAAAAATAAACACGGTAAAAATGCCGAAGATATGGTTGTCAAAGTGCCGCCTGGAACTGTTGTCACAGAAGGGGAAGATGGCCCGGTTATTGCAGACCTAGTGGAACACGGACAAAGAGCTGTTATCGCACGTGGTGGACGTGGCGGACGTGGGAATAGTCGATTTGCTACGTCTCAAAACCCTGCACCTGAACTGTCTGAAAAAGGAGAACCGGGTGTTGAGCGAGATATTGTCCTTGAATTAAAGGTGTTGGCAGACGTCGGACTCGTTGGGTTTCCAAGTGTTGGGAAGTCCACTCTTCTTTCAGTCATATCTGCAGCAAAACCGAAAATCGGTAATTACCATTTTACAACACTCGTTCCAAATTTAGGAATGGTTGAAACAAATGATGGAAGAAGTTTTGTGCTAGCAGATTTACCCGGTTTAATCGAAGGGGCGCATGAAGGGGTAGGTCTTGGTCATCAATTTCTACGTCACATTGAACGAACACGTGTCATTATCCATATAATTGATATGTCCGGCATGGAAGGGCGCGATCCATATGAAGATTATGAAACGATTCATGAAGAATTGAAACAATATAATTTACGATTAACGGAACGTCCGCAAATTATTGTCGCAAATAAAATGGATATGCCGGATGCGGAAGAAAATTTACGAGCATTCAAAGAGAAGTTCGATGAAGATGCACTTATTTTCCCGATTTCTGCAATTACACGCCAAGGATTGGATGATTTATTGTTTGCAACAGCTGATTTAATTGAAGTGACACCTGAATTCTCATTGGCTGATGTAGAAGATGAAAGTGAAAACACGGTGTTGTATAAACATGAAATGGAAGAGTCGGACTTTGAAATTTCACGAGACGATGACGGAGCTTATGTCCTTTCCGGTTATACGATTGAGCGGTTATTCAAAATGACAGACTTTAACTTTGACCAATCAGTACGCAGATTTGCTAGACAAATGCGTGGGATGGGTGTAGACGATGCACTTCGTGAACGTGGCGCACAAAATGGTGACATTGTGCGGATTCTAAATTTTGAATTTGAGTTTGTAGAATAA
- a CDS encoding ribosomal-processing cysteine protease Prp, giving the protein MIKVKIEKGQSDRIKSFEMSGHAHFAEHGKDLVCAGASAVSFGALNAVIALTGNTPIIDQGTDGGYLRVVFSEDEIENDDIQLIIKAMIVSLQTIEQDYGQHIKIIFKK; this is encoded by the coding sequence ATGATTAAAGTGAAGATTGAAAAAGGGCAATCAGACCGCATTAAATCATTTGAAATGTCTGGACATGCTCATTTCGCTGAACATGGAAAAGACTTAGTGTGTGCCGGCGCGTCTGCCGTGTCATTTGGTGCTCTAAATGCTGTGATTGCATTAACAGGGAATACACCTATAATTGACCAAGGTACAGATGGCGGTTACTTACGAGTTGTTTTTTCTGAAGATGAAATCGAGAATGATGACATTCAATTAATTATAAAAGCGATGATTGTTTCTTTGCAGACGATTGAACAAGACTATGGGCAACATATAAAAATCATCTTCAAAAAGTAG